In Paenibacillus phoenicis, one genomic interval encodes:
- the hslU gene encoding ATP-dependent protease ATPase subunit HslU, with protein sequence MTEKNLTPRQIVAELDKYIVGQKQAKKSVAVALRNRYRRSLLPEEVQDEIVPKNILMIGPTGVGKTEIARRLAKLVGAPFVKVEATKFTEVGYVGRDVESMVRDLIETAIRTVKLERTEKVKDKAEELANERLVQILVPSENKTKGVRNPFEMLFGGGNGANTSAQEEPEEDSTLAERRRQVRFKLLSGQMENDIVEVEVEDNTPTMMDMFAGQGNDQLGMNMQEMFGNLLPKRTKKRKLTVKEARKVLTQEEAAKLIDQDDLIQEAITRAEQSGIIFIDEIDKVASRGQGSGPDVSREGVQRDILPIVEGSTVMTKYGPIKTDYILFIAAGAFHIAKPSDLIPELQGRFPIRVELDSLTLEDFVSILTEPENALTKQYIELLRTEDLEIEFSDAAIHEIARIAAMVNANTENIGARRLHTILEKLLEDLSFEAPELTLDKMVITPEYVREKLGNIAQDRDLSQFIL encoded by the coding sequence ATGACCGAAAAAAATTTAACGCCAAGACAAATCGTAGCCGAACTGGATAAATACATCGTAGGACAGAAACAAGCGAAAAAATCGGTTGCTGTCGCGTTGCGGAACCGTTACCGGCGCAGCTTGCTCCCGGAGGAGGTTCAGGATGAAATTGTACCTAAAAACATCCTGATGATCGGACCGACCGGGGTGGGGAAGACGGAAATTGCCCGCCGTCTCGCCAAGCTGGTTGGTGCTCCCTTTGTTAAAGTGGAAGCAACGAAGTTCACTGAGGTTGGTTATGTAGGTCGAGACGTCGAGTCGATGGTGCGCGATCTCATCGAAACGGCGATCCGGACAGTAAAGCTTGAGCGTACCGAGAAGGTGAAAGATAAAGCGGAAGAGCTTGCGAACGAGCGCCTGGTTCAGATCCTGGTTCCTTCAGAAAATAAAACAAAAGGCGTTCGCAATCCGTTCGAGATGTTGTTTGGGGGCGGTAACGGGGCGAACACCTCCGCTCAGGAGGAGCCGGAGGAAGACAGCACGCTGGCCGAACGCCGACGTCAGGTGCGCTTCAAATTGTTGTCCGGTCAGATGGAGAACGACATCGTGGAAGTTGAAGTTGAAGACAACACGCCAACGATGATGGATATGTTTGCCGGCCAGGGCAACGACCAGCTTGGCATGAACATGCAGGAAATGTTTGGCAATCTCCTGCCGAAACGCACCAAGAAGCGGAAGCTGACCGTCAAGGAAGCCCGCAAAGTGCTGACGCAGGAGGAAGCGGCGAAGCTGATCGACCAAGACGATTTGATTCAGGAAGCAATCACGCGGGCAGAGCAATCCGGGATCATCTTTATCGACGAAATCGATAAAGTTGCCAGCCGGGGACAGGGCTCGGGTCCCGACGTATCCCGTGAGGGCGTACAGCGCGATATTTTGCCGATCGTGGAAGGCTCGACGGTGATGACCAAATACGGTCCGATCAAAACAGATTATATTTTGTTTATTGCGGCAGGAGCTTTCCATATTGCCAAGCCATCTGACTTAATTCCTGAGCTTCAAGGGCGGTTCCCGATCCGGGTTGAGCTCGACAGCTTAACGCTGGAGGACTTTGTGTCGATCTTAACGGAACCGGAGAACGCCTTGACGAAACAGTATATTGAATTGCTGCGAACGGAGGATCTGGAAATCGAGTTCTCGGACGCAGCGATCCATGAAATCGCCCGTATTGCGGCCATGGTGAATGCGAATACCGAAAACATCGGTGCCAGACGGCTGCACACCATCCTGGAGAAGCTCCTGGAGGATCTGTCCTTTGAAGCGCCGGAGCTGACGCTGGATAAAATGGTCATCACTCCGGAATACGTGCGGGAGAAATTAGGAAATATTGCCCAGGATCGAGACCTCAGTCAATTTATTTTGTAG
- the flgB gene encoding flagellar basal body rod protein FlgB, whose translation MQLLNGLGFDRLETAIQAANLRQGVIANNIANVDTPYFKRSSVSFESMLQAEMNGNMPALQGRRTDVRHFVIGPTTEVPEPVVSVDQSTAMNNNQNNVDIDSEMTKLAENQLRYNAYIEQLNYLIKMKRTVVEGR comes from the coding sequence GTGCAGTTGTTGAACGGACTGGGATTTGACAGGCTTGAGACTGCCATCCAGGCCGCAAATCTCCGGCAAGGGGTTATCGCTAACAATATTGCGAACGTAGACACCCCTTACTTTAAGCGCTCCAGCGTGTCCTTTGAAAGCATGCTGCAAGCGGAAATGAACGGTAATATGCCGGCACTCCAAGGGAGAAGAACGGACGTGAGGCATTTCGTTATAGGACCAACGACGGAGGTTCCCGAGCCGGTGGTAAGTGTGGATCAGAGTACGGCAATGAACAACAACCAGAATAATGTCGATATCGACAGTGAAATGACCAAACTTGCCGAAAATCAGCTGAGATACAATGCGTACATCGAACAATTGAACTATTTAATCAAAATGAAACGCACTGTCGTGGAAGGGAGATAA
- the flgC gene encoding flagellar basal body rod protein FlgC, which translates to MNISDSFGISSSALTAQRLRMDVISSNIANAETTRAKIVDGKAVPYRRKTVVMAPKEMDFDSALNSVMGKEVSSQGVKITKIQEDPSPLKPVYNPTHPDADSEGYVYMPNVDILKEMVDMISATRSYEANVTALNASKAMFTKALQIGK; encoded by the coding sequence TTGAATATCAGTGATAGTTTTGGGATTAGTTCTTCCGCCTTAACCGCACAGCGTCTTCGCATGGATGTGATTTCCTCCAATATCGCGAATGCTGAAACAACCCGGGCTAAGATTGTAGACGGCAAGGCCGTTCCTTACCGGCGCAAAACGGTGGTCATGGCACCCAAGGAAATGGATTTCGACAGTGCCTTGAATTCAGTAATGGGTAAGGAAGTGAGCAGTCAAGGGGTGAAAATTACCAAAATTCAAGAGGACCCCTCACCGCTTAAACCGGTTTACAATCCGACCCATCCTGATGCGGACAGCGAAGGGTATGTCTATATGCCTAATGTTGATATTTTGAAAGAAATGGTAGATATGATTTCGGCAACTCGCTCTTATGAAGCAAACGTAACGGCGCTTAACGCCAGTAAGGCGATGTTTACCAAAGCCTTGCAAATCGGGAAATAG
- the fliE gene encoding flagellar hook-basal body complex protein FliE has product MIERMSFDSLKPLTGMQTSGNEQNLTPAQAIKQFSSYLNDALEGVAAQEANAQQVNNQFLLGKVSADEMMIASEQALLSLQLTTQVRNKVIEAYQEIMRTQI; this is encoded by the coding sequence TTGATCGAGAGAATGAGTTTTGACTCCTTGAAGCCGCTAACCGGAATGCAGACGTCCGGTAATGAACAGAACCTCACGCCTGCGCAAGCGATAAAGCAATTTAGCTCCTATCTAAACGATGCACTGGAAGGAGTCGCTGCTCAGGAAGCCAATGCCCAACAAGTGAACAACCAGTTCCTGTTAGGAAAAGTAAGTGCCGACGAGATGATGATCGCCTCGGAGCAAGCCTTGTTAAGTTTGCAGTTGACTACGCAAGTCCGGAATAAAGTGATCGAAGCTTACCAAGAGATTATGCGTACGCAAATTTAA
- the fliF gene encoding flagellar basal-body MS-ring/collar protein FliF: MNERITQYRDRFLGYWNQFSKKQKTLLVSTATFILLAIILLTIQFSKTEYEVAFTGLDSTDAAGIINYLESGGISYKLGPDGTTISVPSKDAARVKVDVGSQGIVQNGSIGLEAFNESSSLIGMTDNEFNVKYKNAINGEVEQLLKRMQGVNDAKVLINLPVENVFASPDEQEKATASIVLTFKPGYRPNQEAIDGYFNLVKTSVPNLPVENISLSSSDDTILLPSGQGGTTGSLTSAVQENMALQKKFESDVRQSVKQFLSRLTGPDKIEVLVASKLNFDQVSQKDNLVTPVDTENMKGIEISAQKVQKSYTGSANPTSGVPGTGEEDVVNYPSSETNGGSSSEESSSTINYEVNRITKDIIASPYVIKDLTINVAVEPPEGQETLDENTRSAIENILKNIVGSYLADSGTTYTDEELQRKVSVLSQPFHSDTVQKAGLSLSSPLVWGVGGAALLALAGLGIVLFRRRKQAQEEEEEIALPLTPEFPSINLDTVTNENQVRKQLETLAKKKPDEFVNLLRTWLADE; the protein is encoded by the coding sequence GTGAATGAGAGAATTACACAGTACCGGGATCGATTTTTAGGGTACTGGAACCAATTTAGCAAAAAACAAAAAACGTTATTAGTCTCGACGGCGACTTTTATCCTGCTCGCGATCATCTTGCTGACGATTCAATTTTCCAAAACGGAATATGAAGTAGCCTTTACGGGTCTCGATTCGACTGATGCGGCAGGGATTATCAATTACTTGGAATCCGGCGGAATCTCGTACAAGCTTGGACCGGACGGTACGACCATTTCGGTGCCTAGCAAAGACGCGGCACGGGTTAAGGTTGATGTCGGTTCACAGGGAATCGTACAGAACGGTTCGATCGGTTTGGAAGCCTTCAATGAAAGTTCTTCCTTAATCGGGATGACGGACAATGAATTTAACGTCAAGTACAAAAACGCCATCAACGGCGAGGTCGAACAGCTGCTGAAGAGAATGCAGGGCGTTAACGATGCCAAGGTACTCATTAACTTGCCGGTAGAAAACGTGTTCGCTAGCCCGGATGAACAGGAGAAAGCGACAGCATCTATCGTCCTCACGTTCAAGCCGGGATATCGTCCGAATCAGGAAGCCATCGATGGATATTTTAACTTGGTTAAAACGTCGGTCCCTAACTTGCCGGTGGAAAATATCTCGCTCTCCTCGAGTGATGATACGATCTTGCTTCCAAGCGGACAAGGCGGGACGACAGGCTCACTGACCTCGGCGGTTCAAGAGAACATGGCGCTGCAGAAGAAGTTCGAAAGCGATGTGCGCCAAAGCGTAAAGCAATTCCTATCCAGACTGACCGGTCCGGATAAGATTGAAGTGCTGGTCGCTTCCAAGTTGAATTTCGACCAAGTTAGCCAGAAAGACAATCTGGTCACTCCAGTGGATACCGAAAACATGAAAGGTATCGAGATCAGCGCACAAAAAGTGCAGAAAAGCTACACCGGATCGGCGAATCCAACGAGCGGGGTACCTGGAACTGGGGAAGAAGATGTTGTGAACTATCCTTCGTCGGAAACGAACGGCGGGTCTTCCTCGGAAGAAAGTTCGTCGACGATTAACTACGAGGTTAATCGAATTACGAAGGACATTATCGCCAGTCCCTATGTTATTAAGGATTTAACCATTAATGTGGCCGTTGAACCACCCGAAGGTCAGGAAACTTTGGATGAAAATACTCGGTCCGCGATCGAAAATATTCTGAAAAATATCGTTGGATCCTATTTGGCTGACTCTGGTACTACATATACAGACGAAGAATTGCAGAGAAAAGTTTCAGTGTTGTCTCAGCCATTCCATTCGGATACTGTCCAAAAAGCCGGGTTGAGTTTATCAAGCCCGTTGGTATGGGGAGTAGGAGGTGCAGCTCTGCTGGCGCTGGCCGGTCTCGGAATCGTCTTGTTCCGCCGCCGCAAGCAAGCGCAAGAAGAGGAAGAAGAGATCGCGCTGCCTCTTACGCCTGAGTTTCCATCGATCAATTTGGATACAGTCACGAATGAGAACCAAGTGCGTAAACAGCTGGAGACGTTGGCCAAGAAGAAGCCTGACGAATTCGTTAACTTGCTTCGCACCTGGCTGGCTGATGAATAG
- the fliG gene encoding flagellar motor switch protein FliG: MSKTSSPVLTGKQKAAILLITLGPEVSAQIFKHLRDDEIEQLTLEIANVRKVDSAEKEMIMAEFHQICLAQEYITQGGITYAKEILEKALGQSKAVDIINRLTATLQVRPFDFARKADPNQILNFIQNENAQTIALVLSYLQFEQAAAILSSLPQEKQAEVARRIAMMDSTSPEVIAQVERVLEQKLSATVTQDYTSAGGIESIVQILNGVDRGTERTILDSLEIQDPELAEEIKKRMFVFEDIVNIDNRSIQRIIRDIENSDLQLALKVASEEVREAVFRNMSKRMSETFKEEMEYMGPVRLRDVEEAQTRIVATIRRLEEAGEIIIARGGGDDIIV, from the coding sequence TTGTCCAAAACATCGAGTCCGGTTTTGACCGGGAAACAAAAGGCAGCCATTTTGTTAATTACGTTAGGGCCGGAAGTGTCGGCGCAAATCTTCAAACATTTGCGGGATGATGAAATCGAGCAGCTCACGCTGGAAATTGCCAACGTCCGTAAAGTTGACAGCGCCGAGAAAGAAATGATTATGGCGGAATTCCACCAGATCTGCTTGGCGCAGGAGTATATCACCCAGGGGGGCATCACTTACGCCAAGGAAATTCTGGAGAAGGCGCTGGGCCAGTCCAAAGCGGTGGACATCATCAACCGTTTGACGGCAACCCTTCAGGTCCGGCCATTCGATTTTGCCCGTAAGGCAGATCCAAATCAAATTCTGAACTTTATCCAGAACGAAAACGCGCAGACAATCGCTTTGGTGTTATCCTATTTGCAATTTGAACAGGCGGCAGCCATCTTGTCTTCACTTCCTCAGGAGAAGCAAGCGGAAGTAGCGCGGAGAATCGCGATGATGGATAGCACGTCGCCGGAGGTCATCGCTCAGGTGGAACGCGTGCTGGAGCAGAAGCTCTCTGCTACGGTTACGCAGGATTACACCAGCGCCGGCGGCATTGAATCGATCGTCCAAATCTTGAACGGAGTCGACCGGGGGACGGAAAGAACGATTCTCGATTCGCTCGAAATCCAGGATCCCGAGCTGGCCGAAGAAATCAAGAAGCGGATGTTCGTCTTCGAGGATATCGTCAATATCGACAACCGTTCCATACAGCGGATTATCCGCGATATCGAGAACAGCGACTTGCAGCTTGCCCTCAAAGTGGCCAGCGAAGAAGTTCGCGAAGCGGTCTTCCGCAACATGTCGAAGCGGATGTCCGAGACGTTCAAGGAAGAGATGGAATACATGGGGCCGGTGCGGCTGCGTGACGTGGAAGAAGCACAAACCCGCATCGTAGCTACCATTCGCAGGTTGGAAGAAGCAGGTGAAATTATAATCGCCCGCGGCGGAGGAGATGACATCATTGTCTAA
- a CDS encoding FliH/SctL family protein: MSNLIKVSQYVPVEILKQLNLAKVHPTTEDPSSTHTENPVVQGPSAEDLAAEETRRQMLADAKEFAERQVRDAAEQAERMLAEAQKQIEAWWQERREQDEQMIEAVKAEGFTQGYEEGKAQAEATMRAQIEEMMNEAGSVLQQAYVEKERIIQEAEPFLVELSCAIAEKVIDKQLELKPEYVIDLIKKSLARKREQGILTLCVSPSDFAFVQAAREELSLAIDSQAELQILPDPTVKDRGCVIRSSFGSVDARIDTQLTEIKKELLRVSLQMEERGQANDEFES; the protein is encoded by the coding sequence TTGTCTAATTTGATCAAGGTGTCTCAATACGTACCGGTTGAAATCTTGAAGCAGCTGAATTTAGCCAAGGTTCATCCGACAACCGAGGACCCGTCATCCACTCACACCGAGAATCCGGTCGTTCAAGGTCCTTCCGCTGAAGATCTTGCGGCCGAAGAGACGAGACGTCAGATGTTGGCGGATGCGAAAGAGTTCGCCGAACGTCAGGTCAGGGACGCGGCGGAGCAAGCGGAACGCATGCTGGCCGAAGCACAGAAGCAAATCGAAGCCTGGTGGCAAGAGCGCCGTGAGCAGGATGAACAGATGATCGAAGCCGTTAAAGCGGAGGGCTTCACTCAAGGCTACGAGGAAGGGAAAGCGCAGGCCGAAGCAACGATGCGCGCCCAGATCGAAGAGATGATGAATGAAGCTGGTTCCGTTCTGCAACAGGCTTATGTGGAGAAAGAACGCATCATTCAGGAAGCCGAGCCGTTTCTAGTCGAATTAAGCTGTGCGATTGCCGAGAAAGTCATCGACAAGCAGCTTGAGCTTAAACCGGAATACGTCATCGATCTGATCAAGAAGAGTCTGGCACGCAAACGCGAGCAAGGAATTTTGACGCTGTGCGTTTCGCCAAGCGATTTTGCCTTCGTGCAGGCGGCAAGGGAGGAGCTCAGCCTTGCCATCGACTCGCAGGCTGAACTTCAAATTTTGCCCGACCCGACCGTCAAGGATCGCGGCTGTGTCATCCGCTCCTCCTTCGGCAGCGTGGATGCCAGAATTGATACACAATTGACGGAGATTAAGAAGGAATTGTTGCGGGTTTCTCTACAGATGGAGGAGCGGGGGCAAGCGAATGACGAGTTTGAAAGCTGA
- the fliI gene encoding flagellar protein export ATPase FliI has translation MTSLKAERYIDHLRQLDPIRINGKVTQVIGLMVESEGPDASIGDLCYIYPSKAAQPLQAEVVGFRDNKVLLMPLGELQSIGPGCDVVGTGKPLTVQVGSELLGKVLDGLGQPLDGSLLPSRMGHYSTYNKPMNPLNRPRVSEPIGIGVRAIDGLLTIGKGQRVGIFAGSGVGKSTLMGMIARNTSADVNVIALVGERGREVLDFIERDLGPEGLERSVVVVATSDQPALIRMKGALIATTIAEYFRDRGLNVMLMMDSVTRYAMALREVGLAVGEPPAMRGYTPSVFAALPKLMERAGTGPTGSITAFYTVLVDGDDMNEPIADAVRGILDGHIVLNRGIANKGHFPAIDILASISRVMKDIVSDEQNEAAENLKRLMAVYKDSEDLINIGAYQPGSNPDIDEAIGAIQQIWNFTKQKVNEKVTLAEVQERLISEFARR, from the coding sequence ATGACGAGTTTGAAAGCTGAACGTTACATTGATCATCTCAGACAGCTTGATCCGATCCGAATCAACGGGAAGGTGACGCAAGTCATTGGGCTGATGGTCGAATCCGAAGGCCCGGATGCCAGTATCGGCGATCTCTGTTACATCTATCCGAGTAAAGCGGCGCAACCTTTGCAGGCTGAAGTCGTCGGATTTCGCGATAACAAGGTATTGTTGATGCCGCTCGGTGAGCTGCAATCGATCGGACCTGGTTGTGATGTCGTTGGGACCGGCAAACCTTTGACGGTACAGGTTGGATCGGAGCTCCTTGGTAAGGTGCTGGACGGCTTGGGGCAACCGCTGGACGGATCGCTGCTTCCTTCACGGATGGGCCACTATTCTACCTATAATAAGCCGATGAATCCGCTGAATCGTCCGCGGGTCTCCGAACCGATTGGCATTGGAGTACGGGCTATCGATGGTTTGCTGACAATTGGCAAAGGCCAACGGGTAGGGATTTTCGCCGGCTCCGGGGTCGGGAAGAGTACCTTGATGGGGATGATTGCCCGCAATACCTCAGCAGATGTGAACGTGATTGCGCTCGTTGGGGAGCGGGGACGCGAGGTGCTTGACTTTATTGAGCGGGATCTTGGCCCGGAAGGATTGGAGCGCTCTGTTGTCGTCGTTGCAACCTCCGATCAGCCGGCTTTAATCCGGATGAAAGGGGCTTTGATCGCCACAACCATTGCGGAGTATTTTCGGGACCGCGGGCTCAACGTCATGCTGATGATGGATTCCGTCACCCGTTACGCGATGGCGCTGCGTGAGGTAGGGTTAGCCGTAGGTGAGCCTCCTGCCATGCGCGGTTACACCCCTTCCGTGTTTGCCGCCTTGCCGAAGCTGATGGAGCGGGCAGGAACGGGACCAACCGGTTCGATTACCGCCTTCTATACCGTGCTCGTTGACGGTGACGATATGAATGAACCGATTGCGGACGCCGTACGCGGGATATTGGACGGGCATATCGTTTTGAACCGCGGGATCGCGAACAAAGGTCACTTCCCCGCGATTGATATCCTAGCCAGCATTAGCCGGGTCATGAAGGATATTGTGTCGGATGAGCAAAATGAGGCGGCCGAAAATCTGAAACGATTGATGGCTGTTTATAAGGATTCCGAGGATTTAATTAATATCGGCGCTTATCAACCCGGATCGAACCCGGACATTGATGAAGCAATTGGGGCCATTCAGCAGATATGGAACTTTACGAAGCAGAAGGTTAATGAGAAGGTCACGCTCGCCGAAGTCCAGGAACGGCTAATTTCCGAATTCGCAAGGAGATGA
- the fliJ gene encoding flagellar export protein FliJ produces the protein MKFRYVYQKVVDLKSNEKTQAEWMLSAAIGQLQSEQRSLEQLLEEKANTAAVIAAEAESTASMIKLQELQRYMDFLDQAIERKLADIRAAEVNVEHKKTILKGKMLDEKVWLKAKEKAMDKFRHEMLLREQNELDEMATVRFAMRAR, from the coding sequence ATGAAGTTCCGTTACGTGTATCAGAAAGTAGTTGATTTAAAATCCAACGAAAAAACGCAGGCCGAATGGATGTTATCCGCAGCTATTGGCCAGCTGCAGTCAGAACAACGCTCGTTGGAGCAGTTGTTGGAGGAGAAAGCCAATACCGCAGCGGTGATCGCCGCCGAAGCGGAGAGTACCGCCTCCATGATCAAACTGCAGGAACTTCAACGATACATGGATTTTCTTGATCAGGCGATCGAACGGAAGCTGGCGGATATTCGCGCAGCGGAGGTCAACGTCGAACACAAAAAGACGATTTTGAAGGGGAAAATGCTGGACGAAAAGGTATGGCTTAAAGCGAAAGAGAAGGCCATGGATAAATTTCGGCACGAAATGCTTCTTCGGGAACAAAACGAACTGGATGAAATGGCTACGGTCCGGTTCGCCATGAGAGCCCGATAA
- a CDS encoding MotE family protein, whose amino-acid sequence MAKTVVDEELDEETGGGFSRFLFFMTPILFTVVLLGVLLTLFNIDFRNTLIDWGNRIPVVKNLVPDPITPESELKEAAKEEQKQRESTEATVKELKEQLAKQQAELQTANQQAAEQQEKVKELQDQLASVQQKESEQRQAAELEAYQKEVKKLANLYAEMSPSKAAAIFNKLTTEESLQMLSVMSNESKVAILEKMDPQKAADISIKLKDVKTSEDLAIAALQSRLKMEAAADTAATASGTGLSDTELGQTFSSMAAADAAKLVLQTYKLSPEKGLKILKSVNGTARSKILTEMAKSDEKTSVKILNQLVSK is encoded by the coding sequence ATGGCAAAGACGGTGGTGGACGAAGAATTGGATGAAGAGACAGGGGGCGGATTTTCGCGTTTTCTGTTCTTTATGACTCCTATTCTTTTTACGGTTGTTCTGCTAGGGGTGTTATTAACCTTATTTAATATCGACTTTCGCAACACCTTGATCGATTGGGGGAACCGGATTCCTGTGGTGAAGAACCTGGTACCGGATCCGATCACTCCTGAGAGTGAATTAAAGGAAGCTGCGAAGGAAGAGCAGAAGCAGCGGGAGAGCACCGAAGCTACTGTGAAGGAGCTAAAGGAGCAGTTAGCCAAACAGCAGGCAGAGCTGCAAACCGCCAACCAGCAAGCAGCCGAGCAGCAGGAGAAGGTGAAGGAACTGCAGGATCAGCTGGCTTCCGTTCAGCAGAAAGAGAGCGAGCAGCGGCAAGCGGCAGAATTGGAAGCTTATCAGAAGGAAGTCAAGAAGCTGGCCAATCTGTATGCGGAAATGAGTCCTAGTAAAGCGGCAGCGATTTTCAATAAGTTGACGACGGAAGAGTCGCTGCAAATGTTAAGCGTAATGAGTAATGAGAGTAAAGTGGCCATTTTGGAGAAGATGGATCCGCAAAAGGCCGCGGATATTTCGATTAAGCTGAAGGATGTGAAGACATCCGAGGACTTGGCGATCGCCGCGCTGCAATCGAGACTCAAAATGGAGGCAGCAGCGGATACAGCAGCCACCGCGAGTGGAACGGGGCTGAGCGATACCGAGCTGGGTCAGACCTTCTCCTCGATGGCCGCAGCGGATGCTGCCAAGCTAGTGCTTCAAACATACAAGCTAAGTCCTGAGAAAGGGCTGAAGATCCTAAAATCGGTAAACGGAACTGCGCGGTCCAAGATTTTGACGGAAATGGCGAAGTCCGACGAGAAGACATCGGTGAAGATCCTGAATCAGCTGGTAAGTAAGTAA
- a CDS encoding flagellar hook-length control protein FliK: MNSSMSQVNVSKAGTVNSLWYGSAGKAEAGQTAALSFDQKLLAMLLGNAQPQEGQASAQMLSLTGLQNSTEAAPSEATDNTLVATIEGLLKQLPKLDDALQADPALLTVLQGWLQSVQTLLQQTGVSENAGLGAEGDNALPVLAQQPETMRFAVQDTLVQLLAAAESNGGAAKLTASAQGQAGAMLDSLQQVLDAISDSAETKLNGGKGTETTGLQPRTYTTDPGAAANQQGRSGQNGDMLNRGDTRAVQSSSQPSNNTAAFRVNDSAFEADSTVDGVTAETNVHEDPVQTGQIVTAGQLALRDSGIKSVKHVAKPVPVENFAKEMSGFLVNKLEIVNLKGVSEARISLYPEHLGQVDVRITMQNGQLTAQFMTEHAFAKESLEQQMAQLRSALQSQGLQVNKLEVTQNTSLSSHMYHDGRQSGGGTGQQQSEKRRPITEDETLAIHDLNEEWNEWVAEVRAKEQSYGSSFVARA, translated from the coding sequence ATGAATTCATCCATGTCGCAAGTGAATGTAAGCAAAGCCGGGACGGTGAACTCGTTGTGGTACGGATCTGCCGGCAAGGCGGAAGCGGGGCAAACTGCTGCTTTGTCTTTTGATCAGAAGCTCCTCGCCATGCTGCTCGGCAATGCCCAGCCGCAGGAAGGACAAGCCTCTGCTCAGATGCTCTCGCTAACCGGATTGCAGAACAGTACGGAGGCTGCGCCATCCGAAGCAACGGACAATACGCTTGTTGCTACAATCGAAGGATTGTTGAAGCAATTGCCGAAATTGGACGACGCGCTTCAAGCGGATCCTGCGTTGCTTACGGTATTGCAAGGCTGGCTGCAAAGTGTCCAAACCCTATTGCAACAGACAGGTGTGTCTGAAAATGCGGGTTTAGGGGCGGAGGGAGACAACGCTCTACCTGTGCTGGCCCAGCAACCGGAGACGATGCGGTTTGCGGTTCAGGACACACTGGTCCAACTGTTAGCAGCTGCGGAGTCGAACGGTGGTGCCGCTAAGCTGACCGCAAGTGCACAGGGACAAGCCGGTGCTATGCTGGATTCCCTGCAACAAGTGCTGGATGCGATCTCGGATTCGGCGGAGACGAAGCTTAATGGCGGAAAAGGGACGGAAACCACAGGATTGCAACCTCGTACCTATACGACAGACCCAGGTGCAGCAGCTAACCAACAGGGCCGCTCAGGTCAAAACGGTGACATGCTAAACCGTGGAGATACCCGTGCTGTACAATCGAGCTCGCAGCCTAGCAACAACACGGCGGCATTCCGCGTTAATGATTCGGCATTCGAAGCCGATTCGACAGTTGACGGGGTAACCGCGGAGACTAACGTTCATGAGGATCCCGTTCAAACCGGTCAGATCGTGACCGCAGGACAACTGGCACTCCGGGACAGCGGAATCAAGTCCGTGAAGCATGTTGCCAAACCGGTTCCAGTAGAAAATTTCGCGAAAGAAATGAGCGGTTTCCTGGTGAATAAGCTGGAGATCGTGAATCTGAAAGGCGTGTCCGAGGCGAGAATTTCGCTTTATCCGGAGCATTTGGGACAGGTTGACGTACGCATTACGATGCAAAACGGACAGTTAACTGCCCAATTTATGACGGAACATGCTTTTGCCAAAGAATCGCTGGAACAACAAATGGCACAGCTCAGATCGGCGTTGCAGTCTCAAGGTCTTCAGGTTAACAAACTGGAGGTCACGCAAAATACGTCATTGTCCTCCCATATGTACCATGATGGCCGGCAATCCGGCGGAGGCACAGGACAACAACAAAGCGAAAAACGTCGTCCAATAACAGAGGACGAAACGCTGGCCATCCATGACTTGAACGAAGAATGGAACGAATGGGTTGCTGAAGTCAGAGCCAAAGAGCAAAGCTACGGCAGTTCCTTTGTCGCCCGGGCTTAA